Part of the Psilocybe cubensis strain MGC-MH-2018 chromosome 11, whole genome shotgun sequence genome is shown below.
TCTATTTTAAAACTCGTCATCCGAGCGACCCCAGAGCCATCCACCCCGTCCTCCCCACATATTTGTGCGCAAACGGTGGCATTAGATAGTAGCTTTATTTATAGATAAAATTATCAGTTTTTCGTGGCCAAAACACCCATGAGAGAGTGTAAAACTGAAAAATTCTCCCTGCGGGGCCATTTGCTGCGTTGTTTGGCTTTTTGATGGCCCGGCACCCATCACTATGCCCGGCACCCATTCTGTAGCCCACATGCCCTCTGATACATCATCTTGGGCAGTTGGGACACTCCCCACCAGGATATATCATGGCACTTGGGAAACTGCCAGGGTATGATACATAATAGTAGTCACTACAGGTGCTGCACAACCAGTGTCAATGTGAGTACTTGTGCACAACTTGTATGTGCAGCAACACCATACCTAGCGGCGTGACCTGATTCCAGCGCATACTCTCCATGACCATCGCATTAATGTAGGGGAGAGAAGGTCTGTCATCGAAATCCGGAAGACGTTTACCGCCAAGAACGGCGTCCAATTCGGCGTGTGCTTTCTTCTGCACTTCGGGGTATAGTACCATCGCCATAATGAAAGCCTGAACGGTTGAGACGGTCTTTAACGTATAAATTAGTTATTCATTCAGGAAGAGGGAGATTTCTGGGTGTTTGTAAACTCACAGTATCTGCCCCACCTTTACGTAGTGTCAGTCTTCCATATATAAACGAGTTTGAACAAAATAATACATAAATACGTACCAACATATGATACAGCACTAATATTCTCCGCAATCTTGCGCGCTTCTGCATAGCTTGGGTCCCTCTTATCGGGTAGCCCTTCGATTAAGGCTGTGGTTAGACATGGTACTGCATCTCCCTTTTCCTATTCATCCGATTGCCGAGCATAGTCAGTAAAAGCTTGAAGTACCGAGGTTAAGTGGTATTTCCAACCATTTCTTGTTCGACGTGTTTGAATGGTACTTTGGCGAGATCCTCATTCACTTTTCTCCAATGAGCAGCCTTCTTCTTAAACCCAGCTCCAGGGAACCAAGAAGGGATATATTTAAGAGAGGGTATCATATCCACCAAAAATGAGCCAGGGATACCAGCTGCCGCTAATCCATTTAGAGACTCGTGGCCAGTTGCCAGATATGGGTCGCCAGACTCCTTGACCTTAATGCCATAGGCCACGGTCATGATTGTGGCGCCGAAGGCTCTGTATAATTGAAATTTAGGCTGTTAGACCcatggaagagaaaaaaacattcAAATCAACATACAATTCAATATGTTTCATGAAACCTTCAGGCGAAAAAAGCAGACGCTGAAGCAGCACTCTAGTTTCATGAAGTTGTATTGGAAGGTAGTTTGCGATAGCCTTCCTGTGGAAATGTTCATTAAATAATCTTCGGTGACGTCTCCACCATTGTCCGTAGGGTTGCATGGCAAAGTTGAAATCCGATTCCATGCTGTTGAGAATAGTAGCATAGTAAGACATCAACAAGCATGCTAAATTTAAGTTGTTGGAATTTACAGTTCAATAAGCATAGGTAACCGAAGTCTGTCTGAATAATTGGACGATCGTTTCTCAAACAAGTCATTTGTCCTTTTAAGAGACCCAAGAACAAGGAAGGGTTGTCCAAGAGCTTCAAAGTAGACCATGTCGCCTGCATGAAGATGTAAGCAATGGGGAACATTAAGATATCCACATAGATGTATACCGTATTTCTTAAACCATTGGTCATATACCAACCAAGGATTTTTGTGCGGCACCTGGAGAACGCTGCCAATTATTGGATAGCCTTTCGGACCTGGGGGTAATGGGAGTCTGTTTGGATTTCGATTACGCAACTTTGCTTGAAGCTTCTTGACTACATAGGCATAAGCGACTGTCCCAATAACGGTCGCATAAATTGGATAAGTCGCGAACAACGTCCCTAATGTTGTAGGAATGAGCATGGTGGGTAATTGATTCGAAAAGTAAAAGGTCTCCTGGGTTTATATTGGGCCAGGACTCGTAATCAGGCCTCAGGGGTAACTAACGGCATCTAGATAAAAATGGAACCAGCACTTGCATCTGGCTTGTGACACTGATTCTCCAGTGGCAATGATCTAGATAACGAATGAGCTAACACGCCGAACCGCAATCACATTTAAACAGAAGTTAGCAAGAAATACGTATCGTAATTTATTATATTTACCAAAAACACGAGATAAGGTGGGCAAAAGTGCATTAAAAAAGGGGAATGCCTGAGATACATTAATCTCGTTTAGTATTGAAAAGTAATACAAGCTTGAAAATGTCTGCCTGACTCCGGATTTGATAGATATTCCGATCAACATCCGCTCTATCATTGGTCTCGTGAGACATCTATTTGATTGTATTCAATGGGTAGCCGAGGCTAATATTGCCTACAGGACCTCCACCATGACATCCTTTACTCGTTTGATACTGAGTGGAGAATTATACGTCAAATTTACTATATCAGCTGGTATAGAGATGGCGACATTGTGGAGTGTAAAGGTAGTAAACTTGCACAATATGTTTTCTAACTCTGAAACGCTTGCTTCGTAGTGATGGCACGGTACAAAAATGAGTCGCTCAGAAACATTGGTATCAGCAACAGTCGTAAATATCGTCCACATGTGAATGATTTTAAAAATGGGCTTGCAACGATAAATCGAATCTCGACTgtgttcttgaagaaatgTAAAGCGGTTTTTGATCATACCTTCGACTCGAGAGCTTAAGGGCTGCCGTCCGAGGTCTGCTGATCAATACTTGCTACCTCTGACTACTAGGACAATTAAGGTTTAATACGGCATAGAATGTTTTAGAAAATGGCTCACGGACGCTAGGCGATTCAAATATCTTTGTCAGAAATGTTCACAGTGTGAAAATTGTGACTCAGATTTTTGACATGGGCTCCCTCGCCGCAACTTGTCACCGAAGTCTCACGAAGCGCCGAACGCATAACACGATTGTTCATTCGGTTGTTTCCGAGAAGGGCGTTTAGTTACATTACGTgatgagtgtgagtgtgacAGTTAACTACGCACGTGTATATATGTAGCTCGTGATCGTGAGATTAGCTATGTTTAGGTGAAAGCCACCCATTTGCTTTCGAATTTAGCATCAGTACTCTGGCTTAACGTTTAAACAGCTCCCTTCGATAGGCTACATCGATCGCAGGTTGTTGACAATATCAAAGTATCCCAAAATCTCGTTACCTTTCGCTATTCCCAACCCAAGGTACCTTTGAACACGTTATTGCTTCAACGGTGGTAACCCGGCTTCCCTATGTCATTCGATACACTACACTGGTCGAGTAAGCCGTTTCTCAAGTGTCACCAAGAAAATACATTCAATTATCTTATCCAGGTCCTACCCGTAAAAATAACAACGAAATTCTATCACCGATACCCAATGAGATATATCTCGAAATCTTGAGCTATGTTCGCGACAGCTCCTTCGCTTCTCGCACGTTGTTGAAATTGGTACGCGTATGCCGTTTTTTTGGCGTTATAGTTATTCCTTGGCTGTTTGAACGAGTGGTGGTTAAACCTAGTGGTGAAAATGACGCGTACTCCCCCCAAAACTGTGCAGAGTTCTGCAGGAGCATACACAATGGCGACGAACATGCAAAAACATTGGCGCAGTATGTAAAGACCTGCGTTATGGTGAACTGGGATACACGCAAAGAAGACACTGGTCGATGGATTGCTCCGTTGTTTGCTTTGTATACCAAATCCATCCAGACTATGACGAATATTCAAGAACTCGACATTTGTCTGACGCACATCACAAAACACGTACTAAAGGCGATGAGCTGCCTACCGCGGTTGGAAAGCTTGAAGCTGACTGAATGCAGCCTGGATCCTCATGTCGATATCAAACATCTTGCCAAACTTTCTAGTCTTAAGTTGAagaagatatcattcattgGGATACCACCGATGGCACAGGAACTCTTGGATGATTTTGCCAGTATCGGCATACTAGGAAGCAATCCGGAATCTGTCCATCCCTTGCTCGATCATTTGAACTGGGAGTACATCACTGACTTGAACACTACAAATTGGTACCTTGTTGACTTATTATCAGCCGTCAAAGGCGACCTTCGTCTAGAAAGCATGTCCCTATATCCTTACTTCATGGAAGATAATTTGGACCTTGGAGCTCTCGTATCGATATTGGTTAGGGCACCAGCGCTTCGAGACCTCCGTATTGTGGACCCACCTAGCAATTTTTCGACAACTCTACCGGAGCCATTGCATCTGCCAGCTCTGAATATTCTGGAAGCTCCGCCAACTTTAATGGCCTCAATAGTTCCGGGTAAGCCTGTCGAAGCAGTGGAACTCCACGATAAAACCCTTTCCAAGCACCCCGATTATATACTCGACGCTTTAGCTTTATCTTCCAAGCCTATCGTCAAAGTGCGCACCACACCGGAATTTTACAAGGCGGTACCATTCTGGAAATATTTTCCAAACCTCACTACACTAGGCCTGACAATCGAACTCAGTCATCCATCTCTCAACAGCCTCGAAAAGGTTAGTTGTTTGTTCTCTGAGCTCGGATACACATCTGATGTTCACGTACAGGCGCTTTCTGACACTCTGTGCGCGTGGCCCAGGCACCCCGGTGTTCGATCTTTTCATACCAGGGCAAACATGGGAGATGACTCTGACGCCTTCCTTGATCTGATCCGCCAAAATGCTTGGATAAAGGACATTATTTTTCCGCAAATATCCAGTTTGCGAAACTGTCAgtttttttattgtctttCGTGGTTCTACGTAGAAGAAGATGACCACTGGAAACCTGAAATAATACCATCCCACGCCCAAGAGGTTGTCGGTCGTCTACTTGTCGCTGAATATAAGGACTACGATAATTGCTTCGAAACACTTTTACTCCATAGTAAAGGTCAGATCCCATAACTTCCCAATCCTAATCACTTTTCTGATTTTTTACATAGGTTAAACagcttttcattttttcccCATGACAGATATGTACAACTAGCATCCTTTATTCGAAATTTGCAGCAATTATACATTCTGGAACACTCGATCCAATTCACATATTTCTATCAGGCATGTAATCAATCTCGCTATAACAATGCGGCTCATAGGCCACCTTGGTACCTGCTGCGCATTGAGGAGGTACGCGTACGCGCTGTCTGACACCTTGGTTTCTTTTCGACAAAGGTATCTATGACAGGTTTACAAAGATACTCCGAATAGGCACTGAACACGGATCCATTAAGTCTTAAACCATCATCCGACGTATATTGAGGTGCTGCGCATTTGCACCCCGACTTGGCGCTGTGTCGTTCCCTGTTGTTCGTCAGCCTTGCATTCATGTACTCATGACATGCAAATCCGAAGGCGTTTTGAAGCCGTTGCAAGAATTTTTAGGTTCGTTACTAACCGCGGTGAATTCTTCATCCCAGGTAGATTGTAAACTGTGGATTAGTGACGTCCTTTATGATTTTTTGAGGACCCTGGTCTGGATGCAGCAGGCTCACTAATGCTCCAGTCTTTCCGCCTATGATTCTATGTCATTACAGTTATATTTTGCAGTGCGTTCAAGTACTCATATATTGATAGGAATATGCATGCATTTCCACATTACCGAAATCCAGAGCAAACGCCCATATTACCGATCGAAGCATCGCAAATTTCTGTGGCCTTTTTCATCTTGCATCTTACCGTATGGCGTCAACCTACCTCCAGACAGCGAAAATGTGATGACACAATACAACCGAACCTCTTTACTTCGATTTATGAAAACATAACCTCGGTGTTGGATGGCCGTGGGGCACGGTTCTACCATCAAAGGAAATCACTCATCCGACTGCGGATTGCTAGACATGGATGTTACAATCCATTAAGCACTCTCCAACGAGTCACCGTGAAGGCCAAATAACTCCGTTGTTTCAAACATGGGCTGGCTTGTATAAAAGCAGACCGAGTTCTCTTCTGTTTCCTCGTCTCAAAGAACCAGAGTCAAGTCCAGTTCAACAGCTAAAGAGTTCTTTACCCAGCCATCAAAAAATGCAGATCACGGTTCAATCTATTTTCGTCGCGGCTGCAATCGCAACTAGCGCCGGAGCATCAGTTATCTCGTGCGTAACCCTTTTTTGTGTTGAACTGGGACTTGCAAGGAATCTAACACAGTAAATTTTATACAGCTCGAGCGCTTTTGCTGAGACCACATTTTTCGCCACAAGTTCGGCTTTCGGGGCCCCACCAGAGGCTACTGTGTCTGCAAATGCTACAGTCATAGCTACGAGCGCATTCTTCTCGGATAACAGCACTTTCCCCACCAGCTCGGCCTTCTCGTTCAACCACACCTTCCCCACCAGCTCTGTTTTCTCGTACAATGGCTCCTTCCCCACAAGCTCAGCTTTCTCGGATAACAGTTCCTTCCCCACCAGCACAGCATACCCTATCACACTCAGCTCGTACTCGGCCGCTCCAACCACGTTCATCCAACCGTCTTACACCTCCAGTGGCGTTCAGAATGCCACTAGCACCGCGGTGTTCACGTTCACCTACGTGCCCATTGCCACAGTCACCGTGACTAAGTATAAGACCAAGTACATCACCCTCTACCCGCCCATCACAGCCAGCTCCTTCAGCGGCTTCCCCATCTCATCCGTTTCCGTCTCTGCCTTCCCTACCTTTTCCGTTAGCGCCAGTGCCGTATTCCCAACCATTTCCGTCACCGCACATCCTGGCTTCCCTACCGTTTCCGGTAGCGCCCATCCTGGCTTCCCTACCGTTTCCTTCAGCGCGAATCCTGGCTTCCCTACATTTTCCGTCAGTGCCAATCCTAGTGATGACATCTCGTCCCCCCCTTCAGCTACTGTCACTGCATGATTGATTGACTGGAAATTGGCAATCCCGGTAATGGGATGATATGTAGGCTCCACTAGCGTCAATTCACCCCACGAATGTTTTGTGAACGTTGCGATGACCCCTTCACCCTTCCCATGACTGCTCACGATACCTTGATTATTTGTTTAGATTAATGGACTTACGTTTATAGTATTATTTCTGAATTCGTCGTAGCATGTAATGTTGCTTCCCAGTAGTGGTTCTTTGTACGTACTTGAACAATGCCATTACACATGCGATACGAATTTTGGAGGGAATGTTCCTGTAtatctttttttgatttcaaCGCGAAATATTTCCCGCCGATCCTGACATCATACTTATTTCTTTCATGATGACTTGAATGCATCAAAAGTTCAATATAGCAATTGGACAAATCACAACTTTAACATGAAAACAATTTTGGCCTACTACCTTGAGTATTTCTTAAAAGAAACTATCACATAATATCTCAGGCAGTCCGGAACAATTTCACTCTCGCAGTTACCGCAGAACATATCATATGCATAACTTATATTTCTCATATCGATGTCTTTGATGAATAGGTTATCTTGTGTGCCTAAAGCATAATCACTTGGAGTTTGGCAGAGTATCATGATATTCTGTACATCATTTGATTGCTTTCCTTTAAGCGGTGGAGTGGACGCCAGTGTGAGGAACCTAGAGAAGTGAGATTTGAATCGAACTATGAGACCAGAGTGTTAATTaatgcaacgaaggcgaCTTACAGCACTTGAAGAGACTCCGAGAACATTAGCGATGGCATTGAATTCGGCTTCGGTGGGCTTAGCAGCGCCAGTAACGACTATTGACAGGCATTAATCTCCATCGTTATGACGGGCCAGGTAAGATTAACTCACTATCGATTACGCGCTGCTCAGAAGCGCCGATGCCGCTGGCGATCTGTCCATATGAATATCCTATAGATGGACAATGATATTAAGCATTGATATAAAAGTAGCATTGCGATATCGCAAAGAATCTCGCTcacccttcttctccttAGCAGCAGCGAGGGCAGCACATTGAGGGTTGGGGGCCATGATCTCGAATTGGTGGGATTGGGGGCTGGTGCTGGGTGATTGATCGATGTAGATTGGACTAGTGCCAgtgaaaggaaaggaaggtCCAGAGATTGCTCAGGGTTTATATAGATAATCCTGGAGTCCGATGTCGGTTCCTATTTCATGCACCAAATTGATATAGTTGCCGTTTTGCTGCTAATCCAATGCCGAGGAGGACTGGAAAGCGAGAGGTATTCAGAAAGAGAGCCATGCTGTGCGGATTGATGGATGTCCACGGACGATAATAAGGAGATGCGGACTGGCTAGGCGTCAGATGATCAATCCATCATCTGGAATTTGCCTTGGAATTTGGAAGTGGGAGTAGAAGGGAACGATAAGATTGCTGATGGATCGTTAGCTTTAATTTGTCATAGAATAGAGATTGTGTCGGATGATGACATGTTTTTCTCACCTCTAGACCGTCGGAATTCAAAGAAGATTCGGATTTGGGTGGTTCTACTGTAATATCTGATTCGAGAACCTGATAAGTCGAATATCATGCCGAGGAGCTTGTGGTGTAAATTATCAGTCCACCCGAGGAACTTAGGTTGATAAATTGCCGGAGCAAAAGAGGTAATTAGCATTTGACAATATGATTCTTCGTAGACGTGGTGATAAAAGGTTAGACCTTGAAACATCGTAATAGACTCAAAGGTGACTAAACAATTTCAGAGCTATCGTGGAAAATCTTGGGAAAGCACCTGCTTCGAGTTGCACAAACTATTGATGAAAGAGCAGAAAGTTTCATCGTAAGAAAACTGATGCACGGTGCATAATAATGGTCAGCTTTTCAATGACAATCAAGTCGTGTATCGAGCTTGTGTTCGGGTTCGTCGCGTCGCGTAGATGTTACGGTCAAGGACACAGAGAACGAACAACGAGGATTTTCGATGAGCAAACGATGCGCGTTGTTTCGACAAAGGAACCCAAGACCTATGCTACAAGGAATAAAGCTAGGAATGAAACAAGGCACGTGCTACGGTACGGTACGTGATCATAACATCATCCCCCTTTTTATGCGGGAGTGTAACGAATGGGCGGTTTAGAAACGCGACCAGAACGAAGGGTAGTGGTAGGAGCTGGAACATAATTTGAACGAAGGTTTTGGCGAACGATGGGAGGTGAAATAGGACGAATTGGATGAATAATATCAGTTGAGACTGTATCTACGAGTGACCGTTTTTGAAAAGAAGAATCAAAAGAAAGGGAATGTGAAATTGGTGCAGGGGTGGCCAGGGCTTCATCGGCAGGGGCATGGGCAGCGGCAGAGGACGCGGGAGCAAGGTCTTCTTCGGCAGGGGCAGCAGCAAGCGAGGGAGCAGCGGGCAAGCGGGCAGGAGGGTCTTCTTCGGCCATCTGTGAATTAAACAAAGAATTGTCAGTACGTAAAACAGTTTCGGGGTCGTTAAACGATTGTTGAATTATAATAGGATGGGGGCGAGGTGAACGAGGATGTCGACGATGGAATTTGTCAATTAATTCATTGAATGTTGTCGGAATGTCAGAAAGAGGGATCCAAGAGTTTTCGGAGTCGGGTAAGTCACGCCATCGTACGAGATATTCATAACGATGACCGATTTTACGACAGTCGAGAATATGAGAGATGGAAAGGGCGGGGTCAGCGAGATTAAATGGTTCAGGATCGGAATGGGGATGGAATTCAGAAGGGTCGGAATAGGGTTCGAGGAGTGAAGTATGAAAGACGGGATGAAGGCGAGAGAGATAAGAAGGGAGCTTGAGAAGGTAGGATTGATTTCCAACTTCCCGGATGAC
Proteins encoded:
- a CDS encoding Cytochrome P450 monooxygenase COX2; translation: MLIPTTLGTLFATYPIYATVIGTVAYAYVVKKLQAKLRNRNPNRLPLPPGPKGYPIIGSVLQVPHKNPWLVYDQWFKKYGDMVYFEALGQPFLVLGSLKRTNDLFEKRSSNYSDRLRLPMLIELMESDFNFAMQPYGQWWRRHRRLFNEHFHRKAIANYLPIQLHETRVLLQRLLFSPEGFMKHIELAFGATIMTVAYGIKVKESGDPYLATGHESLNGLAAAGIPGSFLVDMIPSLKYIPSWFPGAGFKKKAAHWRKVNEDLAKVPFKHVEQEMEKGDAVPCLTTALIEGLPDKRDPSYAEARKIAENISAVSYVGGADTTVSTVQAFIMAMVLYPEVQKKAHAELDAVLGGKRLPDFDDRPSLPYINAMVMESMRWNQVTPLGMVLLHIQVVHKYSH